The nucleotide sequence CACCGCGCCGCAGTGGCGGCGGTTCCTGGAGGCCGCCAACCAGCTGCTGTGGGTACGGCACGACGGCGAACCGGACGCACCCGTCGAGGAGTTCTTCCGCACCCTCGCCGAACTGCGGCGCGGGTACCCGGACACGGCGGTGGCGCGGACCCTGTCCCGGCTGGCGCGGGAACGGCCGCGCGCGGTCTCCTACCGGGCCGCGGTCCGCGACGGGCCCTTCGTGCTGAACCCGGTCCTCAATCCGCTGCTGCCCTCGATCCTGCACACGGCGGCCCACTGGGGCGACGGCGGGCGCCCGGTGCAATTGGCGCACGACCGCCAGAACATGCTGACCCCGGAGCGCGTCGCCTGGCTCGAGGACACGGCCCGGCGGCGCGGCATCCGCCTCACCGGACTGCGGCTCGTCGTCTCACGGCTCGACGCCCGGGTGCAGCTCGCCGACTTCCTGGCCGGCATCGCCCGCCGGATCGCCTCCGACGAGCTGGGCGGCCGCGGTGACCCCGTCCTCACCGGGCTGCTGCGTCCCTACGTCGGCGCGGCGGCGGTCTGGGGCGACGAGCGGAGCTGGGCGCGGCTCGGGCCCACGACCGGACCGGGCGGGGCGCCGGTCCGGATCACCGGTGCCGCCGGGGTGAACGCTGCCGGGTCCGCGCACGTATGGAGGTGAGGGCACTCAACGACCGGAGCGCCCCGCGGTGTTGAGGCCGTGCGTTCGGGGTTTTCGGGAGCCATGACATGAGGCATGTACGACGACGGGCCGTCCGGCGAGTGACACGGCTGGCGGCCGTCGGCGGACTTCTCCTCGGAGGGGCCATGGTCACGCAGGCCGCCATGGCGAGCGAACCGCCCGGCACGTCCACGGCGGCCCGGGGTGCGGCGGAGGCCGTCGTCACGAACCCGGGGACCGCCCTCGTCAAGAAGCTCGGCACCGCGCGTACGGCGGGCACCTGGCTCAACTCCGCCGGGCGTCCGGTCGTCGCCGTCACCGACGAGGGGTCCGCCGCCGCCGTCCGGCAGGCGGGCGCCGAGGCGAAGGTCGTCTCCCACAGCATGAACGAGCTCAAGTCGGCCACGGCCACCCTGCGCTCGGCCCCCAGGGTGCCGGGCACCGCGTGGGTGATGGACTACCGGTCGAACCAGGTCGTCGTGCAGGCCGACAGCACCGTGTCGGCCGGCGACTGGTCACAGCTGACCAGGACGGCCTCGGGGATCGGCAGCTTCGTGCGGATGGAGCGCACCACCGGGAAGTTCACGACCCGGATCAACGGCGCCCAGCCGATCCTGTCGACCGGCGGACGCTGTTCGGCCGGTTTCAACGTGACCAACGGCTCGAACGACTTCATCCTCACCGCGGGGCACTGCGGGCCGACCGGGTCCACCTGGTTCGCCGACAACCAGGCCGAGCAGCAGGTGGGGCAGACGGTGAACTCCAACTTCCCCGGCAGCGACTTCTCCCTGGTGCAGTACGCGGGGAAGGCCGGCGCGGGCGCGGACGTGGTGGCCATCGGCAACGGCAACGGCGTGCGGATCACCGGCTCGGGCGACGCGGCCGTCGGCCAGCGGGTGTTCCGCAGCGGCAGCACCAGCGGACTGCACGACGGCGAGGTCACCGGCCTGGACGCCACGGTGAACTATCCGGAGGGCACGGTCGGCGGGCTGATCGAGACGACCGTGTGCGCCGAACCCGGCGACAGCGGAGGCCCGATGTTCTCGGACGGCATCGCCCTCGGTGTCACCTCGGGCGGCAGCGGCGACTGCACGACCGGCGGTACGACGTTCTTCCAGCCGGTGAACAGGGCGCTGTCCCAGCTCGGTGTGCAGCTGATCGTGGCCGCGCCCTCCGCCGACGCGCAGGGCGGCGCGTCCACCGCGTCCGCCGCCCCCGCCCCGTCCTCGTCGTCACAGGGGGCGCTGTCGCCGGGCACGGCCTCGCCGGGCACGACCACTCCGGTGACGAGTACCGGGGTGAGCGAGACGCTCGCCTCGCGGCTCACGGATCCCAGGAACATCGGCCCCGGTCTGCTGGTCATCGCGGGCAGCATCTTCGCCCTCGTCGCCACCCGGTACTTCCGTGCCGAACAGGACCGCAAGGCCTACCAGCGGTACTACTCCGCCACCTGGGGGTGACCCCGGCGGGACGCCGAAAGGCCCGGGCGAGCGGATCACCGCTCGCCCGGGCGTCGACGGACGTAGGAGGAGCGGCCAGGCCGGGGCACGGGATGCGGGGCACCCCACCTCGGCGGTGGGGCCCCGCGGACGGACGGCCGCTGCGGCGGCTGCGCGGACGGGCTGCGGTCAGGCCGCTTCGACGGAGTGCGGCGCGGCGGCCCACTCCAGGACGAGCCGCTGGTACTCCTCGCGCTGCTCGACGCTCAGTGTCCCGCCCGACCGGCGCCACAGGGCCCGGATCTCCTCGTTGATCTCCGCAGCCGATCGCTCGGAGAGGGATTCAACAGTGGTGGACATGGCGTGAAGCTTACGGCGTCGGACGTGAAGACCACGTGAGTCATCACGAATAAACCGGACATAACGGACGTGTTACTGATCACGTCCATCTGTCAATCCCTGTAGCGCAGTTCAGCTCTCCGCCGATCCCAGGACCAGCACCTGGATGGCCAGCACCGCAGCGCCGCGCGCCCAGTCGTGGAAGTCCGACACCTTGGTCTCCAGCGTCACGGGGGCGGCCAGCGGATGCCGGTGCGCACGGACGGACGCCTCGACCGCCGCCCCGCCGACGTCCATCAGCCCCACCCCCTCGCCGGCGAGCACCACCTTCTGCGGCATCACGGCGTTGGCGATCTGCGCGATCAGCGTGCCCAGCGCGCGGGCCGCCTCGTCGACGACCCGGGCGGGCATGGGTTCCCCGGCGGCGGCAAGGGCGAGGATCTCCTCGTACGTGTGCTCCCGGCCGGTGGCGGCCTGGACCTGGTAGCGGATGCTGGGGATGGTCAGCAGCGAGACGGCGCTGCCGCGCTCCCCCTCGGGGGTGAGCGGGCCGCCGGGGTCGATGATCCAGTGCCGGCCGAAGCCGCCGTCCTCCTCGACGGTCGGCACCCGCCTGCCGGACAGGACCAGCCCGTAGCCGAAGCCCGCGCCGATGGTGAGGACGACGTAGCGGTCGAGTCCGCGCCCCGCGCCGAACCAGGTCTCGGCCTCCACCAGGGCGGCCACGTCGTTCTCCAGGACCACGGGCAGCCCTGTGCGCCCCTCCACCAGCGCGGCCAGCGGGACGTTCCGCCAGCCCAGGAAGGGCGACTCCCCGACCGTCGTACGGCCCTCGACCCGGCCGCCCACCCCGATGCCGATGCCCGCGAGAGAGGGATGGGCGCGGGCCAGTTCGTCGGTCATCTCGCCCAGCACGGCGACGACCTCCGCGGGCTCGCGGGTCGTGAGCGGGCGGTCGTGCCGGGCGACGATGTCGCTGCGCAGGGTGGTGACGACGCCGTACACCGCGTCCGCGGTGATCTTGAAGCCGATGAAGGAGCGCGACTGCGCGACCACGTCGAGCGGCTGTGAGGGGCGCCCCTGGCGGGTCTCCCCCGCGACGCCCCCGTCGGCCACCTCGACCAGCAGGCCGGACTCGATCAGCGGTTTGGTCAGGCGCGTCACGCTTCCCGCGGAGAGATCGAGCCGCCGCGCGAGGTCGGTGCGCGAGAGCGGGCCGTGGACGAGCACCTCGATCGCGACCGAGCGCTCCCCCGGGCTCAGCGGCAGCCAGCTGGCGGTACCTGTCGTCATGAGGGTCAGACTCCCACACGATTTATTTTTGCCCTAAAAGTATCCAGGTCACCATACCGGCCTGGAAGCCCTCCGCAAGAGATTTTCCCCCGGCTCTTGACGCTGGATTCTTTCGGCTCAAAAGTAAGTGGCCGAGAGCGAGCCGCCGCAGACGAGGGAGTCTTCCGATGACCATCGCCTCCAGCAGTCCTCCGTCGCCGCTGCCGTCGGTCGGCGCCGCGGGGATCGCGACCACGTCGAGGACGGACCGGCCGCGCGCGGACGGCAGCCGGGGCGACGGGCGGCTCGCCGCGGTGTTCGTCGCACCGGCGCTGCTGGGGTTCGTGGTCTTCCTGCTGTGGCCCACGCTGCGCGGCGTCTACTTGAGCTTCACCCGCTTCAACCTGCTCACCCCGGCGCAGTGGGTGGGCATCGACAACTACGTCCGCATGGTCCACGACCCGATCTTCTGGAACTCCCTGCGGGTCACCGTCGAGTACGTGGTGATCAACATCGGGGTGCAGACGGTCTCGGCGCTCGCCATCGCCGTACTGCTGCAACGGCTGACGCAGTCGGCGGTGCTGCGCGGGATCGTGCTGACGCCCTACCTCATGTCGAACGTGGTCGCCGGCATCGTCTGGCTCTGGATCCTCGACACCCAGCTCGGCATCGGCAACGAGATCCTGGTGGCGCTCGGTGTCGGCCGTGTCCCCTTCCTGGCCGACGAGACCTGGGCGATCCCCACGATCGCCCTGATCAACGTGTGGCGGCACGTCGGCTACACCGCGCTGCTCCTCTTCGCCGGACTCCAGGCCATCCCCGGCGACATGTACGAGGCCGCGAAGGTGGACGGCGCGAGCGAGTGGCGGATGTTCTGGCGGATCACGATGCCGCTGCTGCGTCCGGTGCTGGCGGTGGTGCTGATCATGACGGTGATCGGTTCGTTCCAGGTGTTCGACACGGTCGCCGTGACGACCCGGGGCGGGCCGGCGGACGCCACGAACGTGCTCCAGTACTACATCTACGGCGCCGCCTTCGCCCGCTTCCAGTTCGGCTACGCCTCCGCGATGTCGGTGGCCCTGCTCGTCGTGCTCGGCGCGATCACCTTCGTCCAGTACCGGCTCACCCGGGCCGACCGCACCGACCTCGGCTGAGCGGAAGGAACGCGACATGACCACCGTGACCCCATGGACGGCACGGGCCCGGCGGACGAGCCGCCCACGGCCCCTCAGGCGCCGCTTCACCCCCGGGCGGATCGCCGCCTGGGCGCTGCTCGCCGTGATCACCCTCGTCACCCTGCTGCCGTTCTACTGGATCCTGCGCACCGCGCTGTCCTCCAACTCCGGACTCGCCGCGAGCCCGGGCGATCCGCTGCCCGTCGATCCGACCGCGGGCGGCTTCGAGCGGGCCCTCGGACTCCAGTCCACCGAGGAGGCGGTCGCGCAGGGCGGCGCGGGCGGCGGACTGAGGTTCTGGCGCTACCTGCTGAACTCGGTGGTCGTCTCGACCCTCGTGACGGTCTGCCAGATCTTCTTCTCCGCCATGGCCGCGTACGCCTTCGCCCGGCTGCGCTGGCGCGGCCGGGACAAGGTGTTCGCGCTCTTCCTCGGCGGACTGATGGTGCCCGCCGTCTTCACCCTGCTGCCGAACTTCGTGCTCATCAAGGAACTCGGTCTGGTGGACACCCTCCTGGGGATCGCCCTGCCCACGATGTTCATGACGCCCTTCGCGGTGTTCTTCCTGCGCCAGTTCTTCATGAACATCCCGAGGGAGGTCGAGGAGGCGGCGCTGCTGGACGGCGCCGGGAAGGTGCGGATCTTCTTCCGGGTGCTGCTGCCGATGGCGGCCACGCCGGTGCTGACCCTGGCCGTGCTGACGTACATCACCTCCTGGAACGACTACTTCTGGCCGCTGATGGTCTCCTACGGCGACAGCTCGCGCGTCCTCACCGTGGCGCTGGCAGTCTTCCGGGCGCAGACCCCGCAGACCGGCACCGACTGGTCGGGCCTGATGGCCGCCACGCTCATCGCGGCCCTGCCCATGCTCGCTCTCTTCGGGTTCTTCGCGCGCCGCATCGTCAGCTCCATCGGCTTCACCGGGATCAAGTAGGGGGACGGGCATGCGGATACGGATGCGGATGCGGATGCGTGCGGTCACCGCGCTGACCGGGGCGCTCGCGCTCAGTCTGGTGAGCGGGTGCGCCGGGGGCGGCGCCGGGTCGTCGGCCCGCACGGTGACGTACTGGCTGTGGGACGCCAACCAGCAGCCCGCCTACGAGGCGTGCGCCGAGGACTTCGAGAAGCAGAACCCCGGACTGAAGGTGAAGATCACCCAGTTGGGATGGGACGACTACTGGACCAAGCTCACCGCGAGCTTCATCGCGGGCACCGAACCGGACGTGTTCACCGACCACATCCAGAAGTTCGGCCAGTTCGCCGACCTGAAGGTCCTCGAGCCGCTCGACGACCTGGGCATCGACGACGCCGACTACCAGCCGGGGCTCGGCGCCAACTGGAGGGGCCAGGACGGGCGGCGCTACGGCGCCCCGAAGGACTGGGACACCGTCGCCCTCTTCTACAACCGCGCGATGGCGCGGGAGGCGGGCCTCACCCCGGACCGGCTGAACGACCTGTCCTGGAACCCCGAGGACGGCGGCACCTTCGAGAAGGCCGTCGCCCACCTGACCGTCGACAGCTTGGGCAGGCGCGGCGACGAGCCCGGTTTCGACAAGGACCACGTCGCGGTGTACGGCCTGGCCACCAACGGCGGCGGCGACGGCGACGGGCAGACCCAGTGGAGCACCTTCACGGCCTCCGCGGGCTGGACGTACACCGACCGGGCGCGCTGGGGCACGAGGTACCGGTACGACAGCAAGACCTTCCAGTCGGTCGTCGAGTGGTACTTCGGCCTGGCGGGGAAGGGCTACATGGTGCCCTTCACCGACTACAACTCCCAGTCCAACCAGGCCAACACCCAGGTGGCCGCGGGCAAGGCGGCCGCATCCTTCGACGGCGCCTGGATGATCTCGTCGTACGACGGGTTCAAGGGCATGGACATCGGCACCGCGGTCACACCCGCGGGTCCGGCCGGCCGGCGCGCCACGATGATGAACGGGCTCGCCGACTCGATCACCAGGAACGCCCGGAACAAGCAGGGCGCCAGGAAGTGGGTCGCGTATCTGGCGTCGGACGAGTGCCAAAGGACGGTGGGCGGTTACGGGATCGTCTTCCCGGCGACGCCGGGCGGCACCGAGGCCGCGGTGGCGGCCTACCGGAAGAAGGGCATCGACGTCGGCGCGTTCACCGAACCGGTCGCCGACAAGGAGCGGTTCGCGACCTTCTCCTATCCCATCACCGACTACGCGGCCGACGTGTACGCGTTGATGCACCCGGCCATGCAGGACATCTTCGGCAACGGCAAGCCCGTGAGCGGCCTGGACCGGACCAACAGCCAGATCAACCTCATTCTCGACCAGTGAAAGGCGCGTTCCCCATGACGTTCTCCCTCGGCATCGTCGGTGCCGGACAGTTCTCGGGCCAGTTCGCCAAGCTGTTCCAGGCCCACCCCGGCGTCGGTGACGTGTACGTCACCGATCTGCTCCCCGAACGCGCCGAGCGGCTCTCGGCCGAGGTCGGGCTGACGGGCACGTTCCCCTCGTACGAGGCCATGCTGGAGTCGCCCGCGGTCGACGCCGTCGCCGTCTTCACCCAGCGCTGGACGCACGGCCCGCTGGTCCTCCAGGGGCTCGGGGCCGGCAAGCACGTGTACTCCGCCGTCCCCATGGCGATCACCACCGAGGAGATCGCGGCGATCATCGACGCCGTCAAGGCGACCGGGCTGACGTACATGATGGGCGAGACCAGCCAGTACAACCCGGCGACCGTGCACGCCCGCGACCAGATCGCGAAGGGCGCCTTCGGACGGCTCTTCTACGCCGAGGGCGACTACGTGCACGACATGGACCTGGGCTTCTACGACGCCTACCGCTACAGCGGCGGCGAGGACTGGAAGGCGACCGCCAGCTATCCCCCGCTGCTGTACCCGACGCACTCCGTGGGCGGTGTGCTCGGCGCCTGGCAGACGCACGCGGTGAGCGTGTCGGCGATCGGTGTCGTCGACGAGCGCGGGGACGGCGTCTTCGACAAGGAGGTCAGCCGGTTCGGCAACGACTTCTCCAACGCCACCGCGCTGTTCGAGGTGGCGGGGGGCGGTTCCTTCCGGACCAACGAGTTCCGGCGGGTGGGCTACCCGTCGCACATCCGCGAGTCCCGTTTCCGCTTCTTCGGCACCGAGGCGAGCATGGAGCAGCTCGCGACCGTGGCGCTCTGGCAGGACAAGGAGGGCGTGCGGGACATCAGCGAGCTGCTGGAACCCAAGCCCACCCTGTCCCCGGACGACCCCTCGCTCCGGCACGTCGCGCCCGAACTGAGGGCCGCCTTCACCTCCGGTTCGGCGCCGGTGCACGACCGTACGCGGCTGCCGCGGGCGTTCGACGAACTGCACAACGGTCACGAGGGCAGCCACCACTTCCTGGTGGACGACTTCGTGACCGCGGTCGGCAGCCGGACCCTGCCGTCGGTGAACGCATGGGTCGCGGCCCGCTACACCCTGCCGGGCATCGTCGCGCACGAGTCGGCGCGGCAGGGCGGGACCAGGCTGGCGATCCCGGACTTCGGGGACGCGCCCGGGGCGTGATTGCCCGACCGGCGTCCCCGAGCGGCTCAGGTGCCCGGCTTGCGGCCGTAGACGAAGACGTCGTCGCCGTTCTTCAGCAGCGACCAGTACTTCTTGGCGGTCGTGGTGGTCATGTTGACGCAGCCGTGCGAGCCGGGCGGGTTCCACATGCTGAGGCCGACCGAGTGGAAGGCCTGACCGCCGTCGAAGAACTGGCTGTAGGGCATGGGCACGTTGTAGATGCTCGACACGTGGTCGATGTGCCGGTAGTAGATCTTCTTCAGGCCGGTGCGGGTCTCGTACCCGTCGCGGCCGGTGCGCACCGGGACGGGTCCGTAGACCAGCCTGCTGCCGTCCTGGATCCAGCTGATCTGGAGGGTGAGGTCGACGCAGGCGATGCGGCCCTTGTTGGTCGGGCACCGGCCGGCCTTGTTGGGCTTGTTGCCCACCGCCTTCTGCTTGTTCATGAGGTCCATCACGCCCCAGGTGACGGGCCCGGCGTAGCCGATGTTCGGGGTGATGCCGTGCTTGTTCTGGAAGGCCCGGATGGCCTTGCAGTCGGTGGTCGACTGCCGGCCGTCGACGGGCCGGCCGAGGAACTTCTCCACCTGCTTCTGGTACGGCCCGGCCTGCGTCGTACAGCTCGCGGCCTGCGCCGGACCCGCGCCCAGCGCCAGTGTCAGCGGCGCGATCAGGCCGGTGAGCCCGAGCACGACGGCCCCTCGTCTGCGGATGTCCCCCATGGTTGCCCTCTCCCTGACACGGTTGTCGCGATCTCTCCCCCTTAGACACGTGTGCCCCGGCGGCGGTTGTAGTCCGGCGCGGGCTGTGACGAAACGGTGAACTTCTCCTCCGTGCAGGCCACCCGAACACCCCTTTATGTCCTGTTCGTTGCGGTATGGCGGGATGCTCGTGCGCGGTGTCCGGTCCAGTTTCCTCCGATTGGATCGGGCGCCGGGCCCTCGCGCCGTCCTAGGTTCGCGGTATGCATCCCACCCTCGCCGGCGATCTCTCCCGCCTTCCCGAGCTCCTCCAGCGCGCCCGTGACTTCGCCGCCCGCGAGGTGAGCGGGCTGGGCGACCGGCCGGTCTCCCACCGGGACCCGGCGCCCGTCCCGGCCGGCCTGCCCGGCGAGGGGGCAGGCGCCGAGGGCGCCCTCGCGCGCTTCGCCGAGGCCTGGGCACCGGGCTTCTCCGGCTCGGCCGGTCCGCGCTACCTCGGCTTCGTCACGGGCGGCGCGACTCCCGCGTCGGTCACCGGGGACTGGCTGACGGCGGCGTACGACCAGAACGTCTCCGGGTCGGCCGGTTCATGGGCCGCGGCCCTGGAGCGCGAGACCGTCGCCTGGCTGCGCGAACTGTTCGGGCTGGGCGACGCGCACAGCGGGGCGTTCGTGACCGGCGCGACCGTCTCCACCACCGTCGGACTCGCCGTCGCCCGTGAGTGGCTGGGCGAGCGGCTGGGCGTCGACGTGTCGCGCGAGGGCGCGGCCGCCCTCGGGCCCGTGGAAGTGCTCTCCGGCAGCCCGCACTCCAGTGTCTCCAAGGCGCTGTCGGTGCTGGGCGTCGGCCGCGACCGGCTGCGGCGGGTCCCCCTGCTGCCCGGCGGGCGGGAGGCCGTGGACGTCGACGCCCTCGAGTCGGCGCTGGCCGCGCTGGACGGACGCCCGGCGATCGTCGTGGCCAACGCCGGGACGGTCGACACGGTCGACTTCGACGACCTGCGGGCCGTCGCGGCCCTCAAGGAGCGCTACGACTTCTGGCTGCACGTGGACGCGGCGTTCGGCGGTTTCGCCGCCCTCTCCCCCGCACACGCCCACCTCGTCGACGGGCTCGACGCGGCCGACTCGGTCTGCGTGGACCTGCACAAGTGGCTCAACGTGCCCTACGACGCGGCCGTGCAGTTCACCCGCCGCCGCGACCTCCAGGTGCGGGTCTTCCACAACGCCTCGCCCTACCTGGGCGCGCCCACGGGCGAGCCGGACTTCCTCCATCTCACGCCGGAGAACTCACGGCGGCTGCGCGCCCTGCCGGCGTGGTTCTCGCTGGTGGCCTACGGGCGGGCCGGGCACCGCGAGATCGTCGAGCGGAACGTGGAACTCGCCGTCCGGCTCGGCGAGGGGATCGCCGCGCTGGACGGGCTGCGGCTGCTGGCGCCGGTGCGCCTGAACGTCGTCTGCTTCACCCTCGCCGACGACCCCACGGCCGCCCGGGTCGCCGCCCTGGCGGACGCGGTGGCCGCCTCCGGAGAGGCTTTCCTGACCCCGACGGTGTACGGCGGGGTGCCCGCGCTGCGGGCCGCCTTCAGCAACTGGCGCACGACCCGCGCGGACGGGGAGCGGGTGCTGCGGGCCCTGGCCTCGGCGCCGGGCACCCACGGGTGAACCGGGCGGCCCGCGGGTGAAAGGATCCACGGGGCCGTGCGGCGCGGCCGTCACGTCGACAGGACGGAGCACGTGCGGGCATGACCGCCTTCCTCCAGCAACTCCCCGCCCTCCTCGGTGTCGTGGTCGGCGCTCTCGGCTCCTACGTCGCGGTCGTGCGCAGTGACCGGGCCCGGTTCCGGCGGGAGCGGGCGGCCCGGTGGGAGGAACGACGGCTGGCGGTGTACACCGAGTACGCGCGGACGCTGAAGGCGTCGGTGAACCTGACCTACCGGGTCGCCGCGCACCTCGGCAACGACCCGCATCCGCACCCGCTGTCCCCGCAGGAGGCCGAGCCGCTGCTGGCCCAGGCCACCGACCGGCGGGACCCGGCCGGGGAGGCGCTGATCATGCTCGGCGGCAGGGACACGGTGGAGCGGGCCCGGGAGTGGGTCGTCGTGGTGATGGACATGGAGCGCTTCCTGCGTGCCGGGACGCACGACCCGCAGGCCTGGCAGGCACTGCTGGAACGGCAGCGCGCCGGCCGCGAGGGCTACTACACGGCCGTGCGCGAGGATCTCGAACTGCCGCCGGGCCACTCGGCGCGCTGGTCGACGCAGCCCGGCTCGCCCGACGCGGGCGGTCAGCGGTAGCCCGTGGTGTCCGCCGCCTTTCCCGGGTCCTGCACCTCGACCAGGTAGCGCCAGGCGTCGGGCCGGCTGCCGTCGAGGTCGGTGAAGCCGTACACGCCGGCGAGTTGCCCGCTGGACAGGGAGCGCCCGTTGTGACGCGCCACGTCGGGATCGGCGGCGAGGGCGGCGACCGCCCGGCCGACGTAGCGGGGTGTCTCGGAGATGGCGAAGTGGGGGACACTGTCGAGGGCGTCGCGCCAGTTGTCCTCGCGTACGCCGAAGTGGTCGAGCATCATCTCCGACCGCAGCCAGCCCGGGGTGAGCGCCACGGCGGTGGCGCCGCGCGGGCCGAGTTCGTGGCCGAGGGCGAAGGCCATGCGCAGGACGGAGTTCTTGGCCAGGTCGTAGAAGAAATTCACGCGATAGGTGTCGCGGTTGTAGTCGGTGGTGCCGTCGGTCATCTCGACGACCAGTGCGCCGGGCCGGCGCAGCAGCAGGGGCAGTGCGTGGTGGCTGGTGATCGCATGGGTCTCGACGGCGAGCCGGAGCAGTCGCAGACCGTTGTCCAGGTCGTGCTCCCAGACGGGCGCGTCCCACTCGAAGAGGTGCTCGCCGCCCCAGATGTCGTTGACGAGGACGTCGAGGCGGCCCTGCTCCGCGGCGATGCGGTCGACGAGGGAGCGGACCTGGCCGGGGTCGAGGTGGTCGGTGGGCACGGCGACGCCGTGGCCGCCCGCCTCGGTGACGAGGTCGGCGGTGTCCTCGATCGTCTCGGG is from Streptomyces asoensis and encodes:
- a CDS encoding ABC transporter substrate-binding protein, which translates into the protein MRMRAVTALTGALALSLVSGCAGGGAGSSARTVTYWLWDANQQPAYEACAEDFEKQNPGLKVKITQLGWDDYWTKLTASFIAGTEPDVFTDHIQKFGQFADLKVLEPLDDLGIDDADYQPGLGANWRGQDGRRYGAPKDWDTVALFYNRAMAREAGLTPDRLNDLSWNPEDGGTFEKAVAHLTVDSLGRRGDEPGFDKDHVAVYGLATNGGGDGDGQTQWSTFTASAGWTYTDRARWGTRYRYDSKTFQSVVEWYFGLAGKGYMVPFTDYNSQSNQANTQVAAGKAAASFDGAWMISSYDGFKGMDIGTAVTPAGPAGRRATMMNGLADSITRNARNKQGARKWVAYLASDECQRTVGGYGIVFPATPGGTEAAVAAYRKKGIDVGAFTEPVADKERFATFSYPITDYAADVYALMHPAMQDIFGNGKPVSGLDRTNSQINLILDQ
- a CDS encoding Gfo/Idh/MocA family protein, coding for MTFSLGIVGAGQFSGQFAKLFQAHPGVGDVYVTDLLPERAERLSAEVGLTGTFPSYEAMLESPAVDAVAVFTQRWTHGPLVLQGLGAGKHVYSAVPMAITTEEIAAIIDAVKATGLTYMMGETSQYNPATVHARDQIAKGAFGRLFYAEGDYVHDMDLGFYDAYRYSGGEDWKATASYPPLLYPTHSVGGVLGAWQTHAVSVSAIGVVDERGDGVFDKEVSRFGNDFSNATALFEVAGGGSFRTNEFRRVGYPSHIRESRFRFFGTEASMEQLATVALWQDKEGVRDISELLEPKPTLSPDDPSLRHVAPELRAAFTSGSAPVHDRTRLPRAFDELHNGHEGSHHFLVDDFVTAVGSRTLPSVNAWVAARYTLPGIVAHESARQGGTRLAIPDFGDAPGA
- a CDS encoding SDR family oxidoreductase codes for the protein MSGPLEGRVALVAGATRGAGRGIAVELGAAGATVYVTGRTTRTRRSEYDRPETIEDTADLVTEAGGHGVAVPTDHLDPGQVRSLVDRIAAEQGRLDVLVNDIWGGEHLFEWDAPVWEHDLDNGLRLLRLAVETHAITSHHALPLLLRRPGALVVEMTDGTTDYNRDTYRVNFFYDLAKNSVLRMAFALGHELGPRGATAVALTPGWLRSEMMLDHFGVREDNWRDALDSVPHFAISETPRYVGRAVAALAADPDVARHNGRSLSSGQLAGVYGFTDLDGSRPDAWRYLVEVQDPGKAADTTGYR
- a CDS encoding carbohydrate ABC transporter permease, with product MTIASSSPPSPLPSVGAAGIATTSRTDRPRADGSRGDGRLAAVFVAPALLGFVVFLLWPTLRGVYLSFTRFNLLTPAQWVGIDNYVRMVHDPIFWNSLRVTVEYVVINIGVQTVSALAIAVLLQRLTQSAVLRGIVLTPYLMSNVVAGIVWLWILDTQLGIGNEILVALGVGRVPFLADETWAIPTIALINVWRHVGYTALLLFAGLQAIPGDMYEAAKVDGASEWRMFWRITMPLLRPVLAVVLIMTVIGSFQVFDTVAVTTRGGPADATNVLQYYIYGAAFARFQFGYASAMSVALLVVLGAITFVQYRLTRADRTDLG
- a CDS encoding carbohydrate ABC transporter permease, yielding MTTVTPWTARARRTSRPRPLRRRFTPGRIAAWALLAVITLVTLLPFYWILRTALSSNSGLAASPGDPLPVDPTAGGFERALGLQSTEEAVAQGGAGGGLRFWRYLLNSVVVSTLVTVCQIFFSAMAAYAFARLRWRGRDKVFALFLGGLMVPAVFTLLPNFVLIKELGLVDTLLGIALPTMFMTPFAVFFLRQFFMNIPREVEEAALLDGAGKVRIFFRVLLPMAATPVLTLAVLTYITSWNDYFWPLMVSYGDSSRVLTVALAVFRAQTPQTGTDWSGLMAATLIAALPMLALFGFFARRIVSSIGFTGIK
- a CDS encoding ROK family transcriptional regulator, translating into MTTGTASWLPLSPGERSVAIEVLVHGPLSRTDLARRLDLSAGSVTRLTKPLIESGLLVEVADGGVAGETRQGRPSQPLDVVAQSRSFIGFKITADAVYGVVTTLRSDIVARHDRPLTTREPAEVVAVLGEMTDELARAHPSLAGIGIGVGGRVEGRTTVGESPFLGWRNVPLAALVEGRTGLPVVLENDVAALVEAETWFGAGRGLDRYVVLTIGAGFGYGLVLSGRRVPTVEEDGGFGRHWIIDPGGPLTPEGERGSAVSLLTIPSIRYQVQAATGREHTYEEILALAAAGEPMPARVVDEAARALGTLIAQIANAVMPQKVVLAGEGVGLMDVGGAAVEASVRAHRHPLAAPVTLETKVSDFHDWARGAAVLAIQVLVLGSAES
- a CDS encoding pyridoxal phosphate-dependent decarboxylase family protein codes for the protein MHPTLAGDLSRLPELLQRARDFAAREVSGLGDRPVSHRDPAPVPAGLPGEGAGAEGALARFAEAWAPGFSGSAGPRYLGFVTGGATPASVTGDWLTAAYDQNVSGSAGSWAAALERETVAWLRELFGLGDAHSGAFVTGATVSTTVGLAVAREWLGERLGVDVSREGAAALGPVEVLSGSPHSSVSKALSVLGVGRDRLRRVPLLPGGREAVDVDALESALAALDGRPAIVVANAGTVDTVDFDDLRAVAALKERYDFWLHVDAAFGGFAALSPAHAHLVDGLDAADSVCVDLHKWLNVPYDAAVQFTRRRDLQVRVFHNASPYLGAPTGEPDFLHLTPENSRRLRALPAWFSLVAYGRAGHREIVERNVELAVRLGEGIAALDGLRLLAPVRLNVVCFTLADDPTAARVAALADAVAASGEAFLTPTVYGGVPALRAAFSNWRTTRADGERVLRALASAPGTHG
- a CDS encoding S1 family peptidase, coding for MRHVRRRAVRRVTRLAAVGGLLLGGAMVTQAAMASEPPGTSTAARGAAEAVVTNPGTALVKKLGTARTAGTWLNSAGRPVVAVTDEGSAAAVRQAGAEAKVVSHSMNELKSATATLRSAPRVPGTAWVMDYRSNQVVVQADSTVSAGDWSQLTRTASGIGSFVRMERTTGKFTTRINGAQPILSTGGRCSAGFNVTNGSNDFILTAGHCGPTGSTWFADNQAEQQVGQTVNSNFPGSDFSLVQYAGKAGAGADVVAIGNGNGVRITGSGDAAVGQRVFRSGSTSGLHDGEVTGLDATVNYPEGTVGGLIETTVCAEPGDSGGPMFSDGIALGVTSGGSGDCTTGGTTFFQPVNRALSQLGVQLIVAAPSADAQGGASTASAAPAPSSSSQGALSPGTASPGTTTPVTSTGVSETLASRLTDPRNIGPGLLVIAGSIFALVATRYFRAEQDRKAYQRYYSATWG
- a CDS encoding L,D-transpeptidase family protein, with the protein product MGDIRRRGAVVLGLTGLIAPLTLALGAGPAQAASCTTQAGPYQKQVEKFLGRPVDGRQSTTDCKAIRAFQNKHGITPNIGYAGPVTWGVMDLMNKQKAVGNKPNKAGRCPTNKGRIACVDLTLQISWIQDGSRLVYGPVPVRTGRDGYETRTGLKKIYYRHIDHVSSIYNVPMPYSQFFDGGQAFHSVGLSMWNPPGSHGCVNMTTTTAKKYWSLLKNGDDVFVYGRKPGT